TATCTAGGTAGAGTTAATACTGTATAACGAAACAAACTTCAGCTAGTTTTCCTCTTTCTTGTAGTATGGCTTTTGCTTCTTCTTTGTTTTGCTTACTTCTATCTTTTTTTCTGATGTTAGTTCAGGCAATGGGCAGAAATGATTCAACTTGTCCAAAGTCATTTTCATGTGGAAATCTTACTGATCTGAGCTTTCCTTTCTCTCTTTCCACACAACCTGACTGTGGAATAATGTTATTATCTGGTTGTAATGCTAAACCATATCCGAGAATCCAACTGCTTCCTCGAGGAGATTCGTACTATGCTTTAAGAAATCCGTATCATTATACAGTTTGGCTCGAGAACCCCATGTTTCATGCCAAGTTGAGGCAACACAAGTGCCAGGCTTTTAACGAAAAGTTTTCCTTACCAGGCTCTCCTTCTATTTCTTTTGAAATCGTCTCAGCTTTTCTCGACTTTATCAAATGCAACAGCACTAGTAGTAGCACCCCAAACATTACCAATAAGATGAAAGATCATTTTGCTGGTTATAGAATGTACAATGGCTGTAAAGGCTTTAGCATATACTACAAGCTTCCTGGAGGTGATGGTAAACACGTTCGAGCAGGCAATCTTCCTGCCAACTGTTCACTTATCACATTGCCGATACGCCCGCCATCAGATGATGGTGGTTTGTTCAATATGTTAATTGCTGGTTTTCTAGTAGAATGGAAACTGTCTGAGGACTGTTACAAATGTCACTATCGCGGAGGTCAATGCCAGACTAATATAACCAACAGATTTCATTGTGCATATCCAAATAAGCCACATGATCAAGGTCATCAAGAGAATAATCAACATGAACAAGGTTCAGTCACTTAGTGCATATTTCTTAGTGTCCTTTCTTGTcttcatataacatatcaatcatatttttcctatttttttctttagatgTAAAAACGGCTAGAAGAAAGTTCAGACTGACTCTGGGAGCAGGTAGTTAAATATACATTAACTGCAGTTTCCTTTTGTTCTATTCTATGCATATCGTTTGAATCTCttcttaattgttttaaaatctCAAAACATTTTCTTAATGATAAAACGATGATAAGCGAGGTAATTACTTTAGCTTACACAAAATGAATAGTGGAGTTGAGAGgacactttttttttccttgtgaTGTTTTCTTTTGTCTGAAAACCTTTGATTACTGATATTTTTTTCCCCCAGTTTTTGGTGTATTAGGATTGGTGATAATTTGTATAGCTGTCTATTTTATCTGGTGTTGCAAGTGGAGGAAATTTAATCCACCCCACTTCCTCTCAACAAGGAAATTGTCATATATATCTAAAAATGATGTTGAGGGAGGCAGTATATACTTTGGCATCCCAGTGTTCTCTTATTCGGAACTTGAAGACGCCACAAATGATTTCAATTCCTCTCGAGTCCTTGGAGATGGAGGTTTCGGAACTGTTTACTATGGTGAGAGACTTCCTAATCCAACTGAGCTATGCTTCAATTCTTTCTTCATGTGTGTGCCTAATACTTGTTCATTAATGACTAGGAAAACTTAAGGATGGACGAGAGGTTGCTGTGAAGCGCCTGTACGAGCACAACTGCAAACGAATGCAGCAGTTTGTAAATAAAATTGAGATCCTTACTAGGCTAAGGCACAACAATCTTGTTACCCTCTATGGTTGCACTTCAAGGCGTAGCCGTGAACTActccttgtctatgaatacatTCCTAATGGAACTCTAGCTGATCACCTCCACGGTGATAGAGCGAAGAACAGATCACTCACCTGGCCCGTCCGCTTGGAAATTGCCATAGAAACTGCTGGTGCATTGGCTTACCTTCATGCTTCTGACATAATACACTGTGATGTCAAGACTAATAACATACTCCTTGATCAGAATTTCAGTGTCAAAGTTGCAGATTTCGGGATATCACGTCTCTTCCCAAATGATGTCTCTTATATCTCAACTGCACCCCGGGGTACCCCTGGCTATATCGATCCAAAGTATCACGAATGTTACCAGCTGACCATAAAAAGTGATGTTTATAGCTTCGGGGTAGTCCTTGTCGAGCTCATTTCATCAATGCCAGCTGTAGATTTGACTAGGCATAGCCAAGAGATTAATTTGGCTAACTTTGCAATAAACAAGATTGTAAAACGTGCATTTAACGAGTTGATTGATCCATCCCTGGGGTTCGACTCAGATACCGAGATTTTGGAAACGACCACTTCAGTGGCAGAGTTGGCTTTTCTATGCTTACAGACAGATAGGGACATGAGACCTACTATGGTTGAAGTTTTGGATACTCTAAAGGAGATTCAGATTAGTGAATTTGACAATGAGAAGAGAGCTGACTCTAATCTCAATGGAGATGAAGCTAAAATTGTTACAGCATCCCCTTTCGCTGAATCAGAA
This DNA window, taken from Solanum lycopersicum chromosome 5, SLM_r2.1, encodes the following:
- the LOC101246245 gene encoding LEAF RUST 10 DISEASE-RESISTANCEUS RECEPTOR-LIKE PROTEIN KINASE-like 1.1 isoform X1, translating into MAFASSLFCLLLSFFLMLVQAMGRNDSTCPKSFSCGNLTDLSFPFSLSTQPDCGIMLLSGCNAKPYPRIQLLPRGDSYYALRNPYHYTVWLENPMFHAKLRQHKCQAFNEKFSLPGSPSISFEIVSAFLDFIKCNSTSSSTPNITNKMKDHFAGYRMYNGCKGFSIYYKLPGGDGKHVRAGNLPANCSLITLPIRPPSDDGGLFNMLIAGFLVEWKLSEDCYKCHYRGGQCQTNITNRFHCAYPNKPHDQGHQENNQHEQDVKTARRKFRLTLGAVFGVLGLVIICIAVYFIWCCKWRKFNPPHFLSTRKLSYISKNDVEGGSIYFGIPVFSYSELEDATNDFNSSRVLGDGGFGTVYYGKLKDGREVAVKRLYEHNCKRMQQFVNKIEILTRLRHNNLVTLYGCTSRRSRELLLVYEYIPNGTLADHLHGDRAKNRSLTWPVRLEIAIETAGALAYLHASDIIHCDVKTNNILLDQNFSVKVADFGISRLFPNDVSYISTAPRGTPGYIDPKYHECYQLTIKSDVYSFGVVLVELISSMPAVDLTRHSQEINLANFAINKIVKRAFNELIDPSLGFDSDTEILETTTSVAELAFLCLQTDRDMRPTMVEVLDTLKEIQISEFDNEKRADSNLNGDEAKIVTASPFAESEDKFMLKQVKSLPYPNSATNKWVTCSDITTTK
- the LOC101246245 gene encoding LEAF RUST 10 DISEASE-RESISTANCEUS RECEPTOR-LIKE PROTEIN KINASE-like 1.1 isoform X2 produces the protein MGRNDSTCPKSFSCGNLTDLSFPFSLSTQPDCGIMLLSGCNAKPYPRIQLLPRGDSYYALRNPYHYTVWLENPMFHAKLRQHKCQAFNEKFSLPGSPSISFEIVSAFLDFIKCNSTSSSTPNITNKMKDHFAGYRMYNGCKGFSIYYKLPGGDGKHVRAGNLPANCSLITLPIRPPSDDGGLFNMLIAGFLVEWKLSEDCYKCHYRGGQCQTNITNRFHCAYPNKPHDQGHQENNQHEQDVKTARRKFRLTLGAVFGVLGLVIICIAVYFIWCCKWRKFNPPHFLSTRKLSYISKNDVEGGSIYFGIPVFSYSELEDATNDFNSSRVLGDGGFGTVYYGKLKDGREVAVKRLYEHNCKRMQQFVNKIEILTRLRHNNLVTLYGCTSRRSRELLLVYEYIPNGTLADHLHGDRAKNRSLTWPVRLEIAIETAGALAYLHASDIIHCDVKTNNILLDQNFSVKVADFGISRLFPNDVSYISTAPRGTPGYIDPKYHECYQLTIKSDVYSFGVVLVELISSMPAVDLTRHSQEINLANFAINKIVKRAFNELIDPSLGFDSDTEILETTTSVAELAFLCLQTDRDMRPTMVEVLDTLKEIQISEFDNEKRADSNLNGDEAKIVTASPFAESEDKFMLKQVKSLPYPNSATNKWVTCSDITTTK